The Helianthus annuus cultivar XRQ/B unplaced genomic scaffold, HanXRQr2.0-SUNRISE HanXRQChr00c030, whole genome shotgun sequence genome window below encodes:
- the LOC110941496 gene encoding uncharacterized protein LOC110941496, which produces MAIRLKSRTTTLLSHKPRVLSSFFTERWFGVLVNQDYLVHKASCFIGGDVALTTTDWLRAPFSTCLGLSDKRVVEMKVTTDAHSNIPDENHKPQQDQLPPKNCRDLLKAWGCNDQETAQILERMPSLHKAKLDKLQSKLQILHDLGFTSSGLIKMISCRPRFLKCRLSNCLDERVRYLEHLFGSKEILQKAILRNPSVLTYDLNNMIIPTVELYKSMGIAGQDLTLMLLSRPTIIPRTSLNAEKLEYIRKTGITKDSKMYKYVVTLMAISRLETIREKIANLEKFGFFEDEIFRLLGVSPLLLTLSIDKVQRNMTFVVASMKQPARVVLEYPFLIYKNLETGLKPRMTLATKIDDMGLGPSINGPKVFTALRMTEKRFLKVYVDCHPPEIANMLMKCYADAKHVKRLAEKAKKIQHKGFPF; this is translated from the exons GAgagatggtttggtgtgttggtTAACCAAGATTATTTGGTACATAAGGCTAGTTGTTTCATTGGTGGTGATGTTGCGTTAACTACGACGGATTGGTTACGAGCTCCGTTTTCGACGTGTTTGGGGTTGAGCGATAAACGAGTCGTTGAAATGAAG GTGACGACGGATGCACATTCCAACATTCCCGACGAGAACCATAAACCGCAACAAGATCAG TTACCGCCAAAGAACTGTCGAGATTTATTGAAAGCATGGGGATGTAACGATCAAGAAACCGCACAGATCCTCGAACGTATGCCGTCTCTCCACAAAGCCAAACTCGATAAACTCCAATCGAAACTCCAAATTCTTCACGATcttggattcacatcttccgGTTTGATCAAAATGATTAGCTGTAGGCCCCGTTTTTTAAAATGCCGCCTCAGCAATTGCCTCGATGAACGCGTTCGGTACCTCGAACACTTATTCGGGTCGAAAGAAATTCTTCAAAAAGCCATTCTTAGAAACCCGTCGGTTCTTACTTACGATTTGAATAACATGATCATACCCACCGTTGAATTGTACAAATCGATGGGTATAGCGGGTCAAGATTTAACGTTAATGCTTCTTTCTCGACCGACTATTATACCTCGAACGTCATTAAACGCTGAAAAGTTGGAGTACATTAGAAAAACCGGGATTACAAAAGATTCGAAAATGTATAAATACGTTGTCACGCTTATGGCGATTTCGCGCCTCGAAACGATCCGCGAGAAAATCGCGAATTTGGAAAAGTTCGGGTTTTTCGAAGACGAGATTTTTCGGCTTTTGGGGGTGTCGCCACTCCTGTTGACTTTATCCATCGACAAAGTTCAACGAAACATGACGTTTGTGGTGGCGAGTATGAAGCAACCGGCTAGGGTTGTACTTGAATACCCGTTTTTGATTTATAAAAACTTGGAAACCGGGTTAAAACCACGTATGACTCTGGCGACGAAGATCGATGACATGGGCCTGGGCCCGAGTATAAACGGGCCCAAGGTGTTCACCGCATTGAGGATGACGGAAAAGAGGTTTTTGAAGGTTTATGTTGATTGTCACCCTCCTGAGATCGCGAATATGTTGATGAAATGTTATGCGGATGCAAAACATGTAAAACGGTTAGCCGAAAAGGCGAAAAAGATTCAGCATAAAGGGTTTCctttttga